In a single window of the Oscarella lobularis chromosome 2, ooOscLobu1.1, whole genome shotgun sequence genome:
- the LOC136183824 gene encoding protein mono-ADP-ribosyltransferase PARP4-like isoform X3 → MSVFAKRQIALELSSFLPWKKKQEIRKKITSNGGTISYVVTKQTDFLVLGDPGTRSDVSYKARTATKYGIPVVSLDFIDECIGAKKIVDSDQFVVVGTTKSQQFGTGKIVVGDHHHNRQKVRISKNRPTFVGVNLNKIKTWSPGEEGPHHYDEEKAEVVKHSLLSFIDSRAKVTHFFSIEFHVTSEDSESPYRIFTQSGNVANEFESVAECRYFSNATEAEHVYTLLYQQHLKPPHNMKKTEFLSRNIGSKQLKKLNAELRVGALKDDSTLNPTICDLVNYIWESANGQLSSLLRVPVESIQPENVRKAQSILLAVRRALDDTNTCPNDLRKLTRDFYDVIPHADTSDVIDTKLKLARKRDLCQLIDDVVSVGESTDWAVRTSAAAKLRALRCDIQHLNDDDDEYEQVKKLVIDMDKRGVGIDVCNVFSLHRPAEDCSFSREIGNERLLFHASQVENYVGILSRGLLMPKIVVDDYGGKRTDPGMLGSGIYFADASSTSATYSNPGNGRRGTRLMLIGEVALGKVYDTDSKCLDMTSPPDRFNSVHAIQNTDETPSQFQNDEYAIYSTNQQRLRYLVEFTLPGDVTHTEDSSHESENDSESETNPISSTPIEIDLSDVKNIIDPLSKVEAGLIGSGKASIPLESVHVRATLLDLAARVIVLQSYRNKNAEPIEAKFVFPLDDMAAVCGFEAFINGKHIVGEVKEKEQAHKEYKEAISKGHGAYLMDEETPDVFTVSVGNLPPDASVLIKITYVAELAVEGESVAFSLPGSVAPWKKKDALSEITQSDVKTVKVEKEHTGDLSVQVAVEMPFDIRNVQSPTHKIKVKQTATKSMIELCPGQTLDGGFQVFISLAEIHVPRMWIEEQPETEHRACMLTFYPDFEADLDPFYDVIFVLDASNSMKGSAINDARKLVLLALHHLPDKCYFNIISFGSTFDELFPSCQPKNKETLASALDFIKTCQPSLGNTDFWRPYRSLYVTAPPRDSQSTPRNVFLFSDGHVNEEESTLIALKKGAQRCRLFAFGVGSSPNRHYLRSMAQVGGGHAEFFDGKAKSKWERKVKRQLSKAGQPVLTSVSVAWQQFNADAPKPIQAPAEIVSLFSGSRQVVYGFVENCTMATLKAEIGGKEVSTMVSTSELSMTTGKILHQLTARALIRDWEEGSLSADRMEHEIVKSTRKSYIINLSKEYSIVTQFTSFVAVEHRDENERFQKPSGPSIEELVSREDIDILPYMGWDEDEKTDASQLSPEDLVRSELEEGKKSEDFFVLQAERSYEKAVDVAKESLDPHHPLRLQACLALANFLNGIKLDKKAALSLSKQAFDDAISQLDSLSDASYKDSTLLMEQLKDFLWKLSPSEVLGCLVVRGDRPDVSAVASFDIKKRRLSAGQLVARSAQPPPPPPPPLPPPSSLPPSEDLIDDLFDMDYQSLVIDTGISSVKAGFAGDDAPRAEFPALVGRPRHQGVMVGMGQKDSYVGEEAVSKRGILTMRSPFELPRRVQKDTAAVAEKPKAKKKKNVSERRSHMLPVSDLMEETVSKESATDEIYDDVGASDDNFASYALKKEAVANETTVQYQQQQPLQGQKGALERSTNFAKKLKKAREIRLKKLLMEETEEIARAVAEFSLDESLDDFLALENKADLPVRSSKGARMAYEGRVDQQPKIQMFQEQIAATEGILQQSIAMTSNVRFSNQKEELSRRASFQSSDDDDDNLYSVPAASPSYSPTSPVYAAVTPQLFAGKSLLKAKPRPKQAALPRKMKMMSRLSADSSVFPAPGAPPPPPAPSIASVAMRAAAAPRPPTSGRSTGAGPPPPPPPMLSMPQRRLGGPPPPPSMLRRSTVDRSLDGLPPALEPSKEKAKEIDDGWIPARKMTSARRGVVAKESERRESDRDFDSRGGGRGDLLSQIKKGSSAKRAQTAPEEEIKRRYRFVSKLADKRDEDRQPTLFGGGGGGSRGGLLSQIKQGAKLKKSVEEKAQEASPKRQSAVEHLKASLSARRSAVETEKSTNQGWLGFVSLDDGEKEEEESSDWSGWSGSDAENEQENEAGEFEDEEKPKVLVTADSIPKIFSFQNQLGYWELNDSVCSLLGINCHSLLEQIHSAGIKSLGSTLYEDSLRLFATALVLVYLNLHFQSQFPMQSNIHFDVSKVDVKWRHRVQKAVDWFHETDRAIPSLCRRLELGSNYEAFARQILA, encoded by the exons ATGAGCGTCTTTGCCAAGCGCCAAATCGCGCTCGAACTCAGCAGCTTTCTCCCgtggaagaaaaagcagGAAATACGCAAGAAGATCACGTCGAACGGCGGCACGATATCGTACGTCGTGACGAAACAGACGGATTTTCTCGTTCTTGGCGATCCGGGAACGCGAAGCGACGTTTCGTACAAAGCGCGAACAGCTACAAAGTACGGAATACCCGTCGTATCGCTCGAtttcatcgacgaatgcattggagcgaagaaaatcgtcgattcggatcaattcgtcgtcgttggaacGACAAAATCGCAGCAATTCGGAACGGGAAAAATCGTCg ttGGAGATCATCATCATAATCGTCAAAAAGTTCGAatttcgaaaaatcgacCGACTTTTGTTGGCGTGAATTTGAACAAaatcaa aaCTTGGTCTCCTGGAGAAGAAGGACCTCATCATTAcgatgaagaaaaggcgGAAGTAGTCAAACATTCCTTACTAAGT TTTATTGATTCTAGAGCTAAAGTGACTCATTTCTTCTCCATTGAATTCCACGTGACCTCGGAGGATTCAGAGAGTCCCTATAGAATTTTCACTCAATCGGGAAATGTTGCAAACGAATTTGAAAGTGTTGCAGAATGTCGCTACTTTTCCAATGCAACGGAAGCGGAACACGTGTACACTCTCCTCTATCAACAACACCTAAAACCGCCACATAACATGAAAAAAACTGAATTCTTATCAAGAAACATCGGATCAAAACAACtgaaaaaa TTGAATGCCGAATTGAGAGTCGGCGCACTGAAAGACGACTCCACATTGAATCCAACTATCTGCGATCTCGTCAATTATATTTGGGAATCAGCCAATGGGCaactctcttctctcctccGTGTCCCAGTCGAATCCATTCAACCGGAAAACGTTCGCAAAGCCCAATCCATTCTCTTAGCCGTACGACGCGCGCTAGACGATACAAACACGTGCCCAAACGATCTACGCAAACTCACGCGAGAtttctatgacgtcatacctCACGCAGACACATCGGACGTTATTGATACCAAATTGAAATTAGCTAGGAAACGCGATTTGTGTCAGCtgatcgatgacgtcgtttccgttgGAGAATCCACGGATTGGGCCGTGAGAACGAGCGCAGCTGCAAAATTGAGAGCACTTCGTTGCGACATACAACACTtgaatgatgatgacgatgaatATGAACAAGTCAAAAAACTCGTCATTGACATGGATAAAag gggTGTTGGTATTGATGTTTGTaatgtcttttctttgcatCGACCCGCTGAAGACTGTTCGTTTTCAAGAGAAATTGGCAACgaacgtcttctctttcacGCGTCCCAAGTCGAAAACTACGTCGGAATATTATCTAG AGGATTGCTTATGCCGAAAATAGTTGTTGATGATTACGGAGGAAAAAGAACGGATCCGGGAATGCTGGGCTCTGGAATTTATTTCGCAGATGcttcaag TACAAGCGCCACTTATTCGAATCCCGGAAATGGACGTCGTGGCACTCGACTAATGCTCATTGGAGAAGTAGCATTGGGAAAAGTTTAC gATACGGACTCCAAGTGTCtcgatatgacgtcacctccGGATCGATTTAACAGCGTTCACGCCATTCAAAACACAGACGAAACCCCGTCGCAAtttcaaaacgacgaataCGCAATTTACAGCACAAATCAACAAAGACTAAG ATATCTCGTGGAATTCACTCTTcccggtgacgtcactcacACAGAAGACTCCTCCCACGAATCCGAAAACGATTCCGAATCAGAAACAAATCCCATCTCATCCACTCcaatcgaaatcgatttatccgacgtcaaaaatatTATTGATCCTTTGAGCAAAGTGGAAGCGGGTCTCATTGGTTCAGGAAAGGCGTCAATTCCACTGGAATCGGTCCACGTGCGTGCCACGCTTCTCGATCTCGCCGCACGCGTCATCGTTCTTCAGTCGTATCGCAACAAAAACGCGGAACCCATCGAAgcgaaattcgtctttcCGCTCGACGACATGGCGGCCGTTTGCGGCTTCGAAGCCTTTATCAACGGAAAACACATCGTTGGGGaagtgaaggagaaggaacAAGCGCACAAGGAGTATAAGGAAGCGATAAGTAAAGGACACGGCGCCTATTTGATGGACGAAGAAACTCCC GATGTTTTTACTGTGAGTGTTGGGAATCTTCCCCCGGATGCGAGCGTCCTGATTAAGATTACGTATGTGGCTGAATTGGCTGTGGAAGGGGAAAGtgtcgcgttttcgttgcCAGGGAGCGTTGCTCcatggaaaaagaaagacgctCTTAGCGAAATCACGCAA agtgacgtcaaaacggtGAAAGTTGAGAAGGAACATACTGG AGATTTGTCTGTTCAAGTTGCCGTCGAAATGCCTTTTGATATTCGAAACGTTCAATCTCCAACTCACaaaatcaaagtcaaa CAAACGGCTACAAAATCCATGATAGAGTTGTGTCCAGGTCAAACATTGGACGGCGGATTTCAAGTCTTTATTTCCCTAGCTGAAATTCACGTACCCCGTATGTGGATAGAAGAGCAACCGGAAACGGAGCACAGA GCTTGCATGCTCACTTTCTATCCGGACTTCGAAGCCGATTTAGATCcgttttatgacgtcattttcgtccTAGACGCTTCGAACTCGATGAAG GGTTCAGCTATAAATGACGCTCGCAAACTCGTACTTCTCGCTCTTCATCATCTCCCGGATAAATGCTATTTTAATATCATTTCATTTGGCTCAA cttTTGATGAACTATTTCCGTCGTGTCAAccgaaaaataaagaaactCTCGCTTCGGCTCTCGACTTCATAAAA acTTGTCAACCTTCGCTTGGAAATACGGATTTTTGGCGTCCTTATCGTTCTCTCTACGTCACGGCGCCCCCCCGCGACAGCCAATCAACGCCAAGAAacgttttcctcttttctGACGGTCACGTGAACGAAGAGGAATCCACGTTGATTGCCTTGAAAAAAGGAGCGCAGCGCTGTCGACTCTTCGCCTTCGGAGTTGG GAGTTCGCCGAATCGACATTATCTTCGTTCTATGGCTCAAGTGGGAGGCGGTCACGCCGAGTTCTTCGACGGCAAAGCGAAAAGCAAGTGGGAAAGAAAG GTAAAACGTCAACTCTCCAAAGCCGGGCAACCCGTCTTGACGTCAGTCAGTGTCGCGTGGCAACAATTCAACGCCGACGCTCCCAAACCCATTCAG GCTCCGGCGGAAATTGTGTCGCTCTTTAGCGGCTCTCGACAAGTCGTCTATGGGTTTGTGGAAAATTGCACTATG GCAACTTTGAAAGCCGAAataggaggaaaagaagtctCCACGATGGTTTCGACATCAGAACTCAGCATGACTACAGGAAAA attCTTCATCAGCTGACTGCTCGCGCTCTGATTCGTGATTGGGAAGAGGGAAGCCTTTCGGCAGACAGAATGGAACACGaa ATTGTCAAAAGCACCCGGAAGTCGTACATCATCAACTTGAGCAAAGAATATTCGATAGTGACGCAATTTACGAGTTTCGTAGCCGTGGAACATCGAGACGAA AATGAACGCTTTCAGAAACCAAGCGGTCCTTCCATAGAAGAACTCGTCTCGCGAGAAGACATCGATATATTGCCATATATGGGATGGGATGAGGACGAAAAAACGGACGCTTCTCAACTT TCTCCTGAGGATTTGGTTCGCTCTGAACTCGAAGAGGGAAAGAAATCGGAAGACTTCTTCGTTCTCCAAGCGGAACGATCCTACGAAAAAGCCGTAGACGTAGCGAAAGAATCGCTCGACCCTCACCACCCTCTTCGCCTTCAA GCCTGTCTTGCCTTGGCGAATTTTCTCAACGGAATCAAATTAGATAAAAAGGCGGCATTGTCTCTATCCAAGCAAGCCTTTGACG ACGCAATATCCCAGCTGGATTCCCTAAGCGATGCAAGCTACAAGGACAGTACGCTATTGATGGAACAACTCAAGGATTTCTTGTGGAAGCTATCCCCATCTGAAG TTCTTGGATGTTTAGTTGTTAGAGGTGACAGGCCTGACGTGTCGGCAGTCGCTTCTTTTGATATTAAAAAGCGTCGTCTATCTGCTGGACAACTCGTGGCTCGATCTGCTCAaccccctcctcctcctcctccccctctcCCTCCCCCTTCCTCTCTACCTCCCTCTGAGGATCTAATAGACGATCTTTTTGACATGGACTATCAAAGTCTTGTCATCGATACGGGAATATCTTCAGTGAAA gCTGGTTTTGCCGGCGATGACGCGCCAAGAGCCGAGTTCCCGGCCCTCGTTGGTCGACCACGACATCAG GGCGTTATGGTTGGAATGGGACAGAAGGACAGCTACGTCGGGGAAGAGGCTGTTTCGAAACGGGGAATACTGACGATGAGGAGTCCGTTTGAGTTGCCACGTCGAGTCCAGAAGGACACCGCGGCGGTGGCGGAAAAACCTAAagctaaaaagaagaagaacgtttCCGAAAGACGTTCGCACA tgCTTCCTGTTTCTGATTTAATGGAGGAAACCGTCTCTAAAGAATCAGCGACAG ACGAGATTTATGATGATGTGGGCGCTAGCGACGATAATTTCGCTTCTTATGCATTGAAAAAGGAGG CGGTGGCAAATGAAACTACGGTTCAAtatcagcagcagcagcctcTTCAAGGTCAGAAGGGAGCGTTGGAGCGTAGTACTAATTTTGCtaaaaaactcaaaaaagCTCGAGAAATACGTTTAAAAA AGCTTCTAAtggaagaaacagaagaaataGCAAGAGCAGTCGCAG AATTCTCTTTGGATGAATCGCTGGACGATTTCTTGGCGTTGGAAAACAAAG CTGATCTTCCTGTGAGGTCATCAAAGGGTGCAAGAATGGCATATGAAGGACGTGTGGATCAACAGCCGAAAATTCAAATGTTTCAAGAACAAATAGCTGCAACTG AAGGAATTCTGCAACAGTCAATAGCTATGACATCAAATGttcgtttttcaaatcaGAAGGAAGAATTGTCTAGAAGAGCAA GTTTTCAAAGcagcgatgacgatgacgacaatcTTTATTCCG TGCCAGCAGCGAGTCCATCCTACTCTCCAACAAGTCCAGTTTATGCTGCCGTAACCCCTCAACTCTTCGCTGGTAAATCGTTGCTAAAAG cTAAGCCGCGCCCGAAACAAGCCGCTTTACCacgaaaaatgaaaatgatgtCACGGCTTTCTGCAG ACTCAAGCGTCTTCCCAGCACCAGGAgctcctccgcctccaccTGCTCCTTCTATTGCTTCAGTAGCGATgcgagcagcagcagcaccgcGGCCTCCAACGTCTGGACGATCCA CAGGGGCAGGTccacctccgccgccgccaccaaTGCTTTCAATGCCTCAAAGACGACTCG GTGGGCCTCCGCCACCTCCATCAATGCTTCGACGATCCA CAGTGGACAGATCTTTGGATGGTCTACCGCCGGCATTAGAGCcttcaaaggagaaagcgaaGGAAATTG ACGATGGGTGGATACCAGCAAGAAAAATGACATCTGCAAGAAGAGGAGTAGTTGCAAAAGAAAGTGAACGACGTGAAAGTGACCGGGATTTTGATTCCAGAG GTGGAGGTAGAGGTGATCTCCTGTCTCAAATCAAGAAGGGTTCATCCGCTAAAAGAGCGCAAACGGCaccagaagaagaaattaaaCGACGTTATCGGTTTGTGTCAAAGCTTGCAGACAAACGCGATGAAGACAGAC AGCCAACGCTATTTGGAGGCGGTGGAGGCGGAAGTAGAGGCGGTCTCCTATCTCAAATCAAACAGGGCGCAAAACTGAAGAAGTCAGTTGAGGAAAAAGCACAAGAGGCATCACCTA AACGTCAGTCGGCAGTCGAACATCTAAAAGCTTCACTTTCCGCACGTCGTTCGGCAGTAGAAACCG AAAAGAGCACGAATCAAGGCTGGTTAGGGTTTGTTTCATTAGATgatggagaaaaagaagaggaagagtcGTCAGATTGGTCAGGTTGGTCTGGAAGTGACGCTGAAAACgaacaagaaaacgaagctggagaatttgaagatgaagaaaaaccTAAAGTGCTCGTGACCGCCGACTCAATACCAAAAATCTTCTCATTCCAAAACCAG CTTGGCTACTGGGAGCTCAATGATTCAGTCTGTTCTCTTCTTGGTATCAATTGTCATTCCCTTCTCGAACAAATCCACTCAGCGGGAATCAAGAGCCTCGGATCCACTCTCTACGAAGATAGCCTTAGATTATTCGCCACTGCTCTAGTACTCGTCTACCTTAACCTCCATTTCCAATCACAGTTTCCCATGCAATCGAATAtccattttgacgtcagcaaagtcgacgtcaagTGGCGTCATCGAGTCCAAAAAGCCGTTGATTGGTTTCACGAGACGGATAGAGCGATTCCTTCGctctgtcgtcgtcttgagcTCGGATCAAATTACGAGGCATTTGCAAGACAAATTTTAGCGTAG